Genomic window (Magnolia sinica isolate HGM2019 chromosome 6, MsV1, whole genome shotgun sequence):
CTACATATGGATTTTGGAATGTTCCACCATTTACGCCCCATTAACCATTCTTCTATGTCCATCATCATATTGGTgtccggtgggtcccacacccttTTGATGGACGGTGGAGAGTAGTGCAAAAGGGTAATTATTTTGGTGCGTGGTATGTAAATGATACTTTTTTTTTCCCCACCTAGTGTGGATGTCAGAAAATGGGTGTATGCACTCATCATCGTCATCTAGTGAGATGATCAGACGGTCGTTGAGGTGTACAACCCCACCGACAGGATGATCAACGGTGAGGATGTGTGTAATATAAAATGTTCAGTGTATGCACTATTAATGGAGCACATGTAAAATTTATACGGATGGGATGATCCTAACGGTTCAATTGTTTCGAAGAAATGGATGATCAATACAGGTGAAATCGGATGATCAGGACCGTCTAATGAGGGTAGTTTTGCAGGGTGAGGTACATCTAAGATGGGCCCGGGTATGTATGCGTGCAACGTGTACCATTGATGAATTGCCATGTTATTATCTGATGGTCGGTCAAGATTCCAGAAATGAATTTTTTGGTTCAATGCAGAAATCGTACAACTCGGACCCACCTCTCGGTATCCTATGTCattgatatggtgtggcccttcatggaagggacgcggattagctgtgAGCCGGATCGATACGGGTGCGACCCTGACCGTaggatccaccttgatatatatgtcttgtttatccactccgtccaccagttTTGCctgcttattttagagcatggtaccAAAAAATTTAaggagatataaaacttaagtggaccacacaatagggattgaattcctaccattaaatgCTTCTTGggatccacaaaagttttggatcaagctgctatttttgtattcccttcatctaggtccgtgtgacctcctcgacaggttggatggcaaataagcattacggtggaccgtaggaagtatttaatggtaggtgttAGAAGTAACTCTTTCATGTGGTGGACCATATTCTTAAATAAGCTgtagaaacagatggacagtgtggatatacattgAAGTGGGTTCCACGGTCAGGGTGGCCCCACCTAGCCGGATCCGGGTCTGGGCTAATCCGTGCTCTCAGGAAGGCCCACGCCCATCTTTACCCGTAAGATGGTATCCATCAAATGAAAATGTACAACTAAAACCCGCAATCACCATCTATCACAAGCCCATGCGATGGAGTCTGAGGGCCACATCCGATCTACCAaagcatgggccccaccatatggaacgatttggatcaccaaaaggCATTGGCATTGAAGAATCCGAATATGCAGTTGGTGTGTAGAAGCTCTACGCAATTTCGCCACGTACACTTGGCAAACATATCTGGTAATCTGAATCGTTGGTCTGGTGGGCTTCCCTATAGATGACCTATGGGCCATTGAATGCAGTGATTGGACAATCTCACACGGTTAATTTTGCAGGGAACCCTGAAATTCCGGATATAGTAGTACTATTCATATGATTTCCCACAGTAGCAACGGTCCCGATCACCAGAATTTTACACGTGTGTAGTGAAGAGGGAACTCGTGTAACTTGTATGCGGAGACCTGCAATGTGCAATGGGCCTTTAATGTTTCAGGGATAGTTTGGTCATTTTAGTAAATACTGAGGATTGTTCAACACAATCTTTCTCGCATTTCCTTTCTCTATTTCATTCgaggaaaagaaagggaaagagaaaaaggCGACTTCGGCCATCCAAACAGCACCAGAACGCAATCTCCCCTCGTCGTGAATGGCGACTGGCTGGGTGAAATCCCTGCAATGCAAATCAAGAGCATTTGAAGACGTTTACCACCCGAGCCCAAAACCCCTCAATCTCATCCTCCCTACCTCCGGCTGCAGAAAGAGCTACCAAAGCCTTAAAGACGTGGTCGAAAATACCCCCAAGAAACCCAAGAAAAGACACCCAATACCTCCACCGCAATCGCCTTCCCCACGCCCTGGCTCGACCCCAAAACCCAGGACCCGAGCCCCAGCGTGCCCACCTGCCCGAACCCGCTCCGGCCCCTTCTTCCCGACGCTGACCGAGCTGCCCGAGGGCCATTCCTCTCGTAACGTGGTGGAGATAATCTTCCGTACGAGCTGGTGCCCGAAGTCGATCCCGGGCAGGATCGAGATGATGTTCAAGGTGCAGAACCTGCCTAAGACCGTCTCTCGATTCGAGGAGTACAGAGAGATGGTGAAATCCCGGGCAGGTGGGGCGGGTCCGGGCAGCAGGAAGGAGGAGAACGCCCGGTGCGTGGCGGACGGGAACGAGCTGATGAGGTTCCATTGCGTGGGCCCCACGAACGGTGAGGTATACGACGCCGGTGGACTCTGCACGTTCTCCGCGGGGAAAGGTGGGGCCATCCGTACGTTCTCTGGTAGCGGTGGGGCCCACGAGACCGCGGGTGGGGGAAAGGGGAGGAGAGCGATGCTGGTTTGCCGAGTCATAGCGGGCCGAGTCTGTAAGGGGGTCGACTCGTTCTTGGAAGGTGGAGCGGTCGGAGGTGGCGGTTTCGACTCAGTAAATGGGGAGAATGGCGCACTTGTCGTGTTCGATTCAAGAGCTCTTTTGCCTTGTTTTCTCATCATCTACActacttaaaagtttttatttttattttatttttttattttgaagaagaaagaaatgtttCTGCATTTTCCAGACTCTTCGATTGTAGATTGGTGATGAGTAGGTAAATGCTGGAACatttgtttttaggattttttttttttttttaattttcaatttcgGAAATTCGAGAATGAGATGGTGTACTTGGAGCTTCGGTGTATACACTTGCATTTCGATGGTCTACTCGATCGTGTTTCAGGTGGGGATTGTGTTTCTTGGTTTGGCATGTTTGGGTGGTTGAGTGTTTGTGATTTGATTGAAggtatttttataattatttttcttatttcttcttttcttcgtAATATAAATGGATTAgtgtgtttttgtttttggagGAAACTGATAATAGATTTGGTGAAGGTGCAATTAGCCGTTTGTAATTCTGACTAATGCTTTTAATCCAAGAAATGGAAGTTGGGTACGAGAATAAGATGTTCCATCAGATATTCTAGCCATTTCTGGTTGGGACTTGGATTCGATCCTGACCCTGAAACCACGTGGTTCGATGGTGATAGGTCGTGGCAGGATTTGATTATGCCACTTGTGCTGGTGGTGGTGGATCTTGATTGGGTACTGTCTTTTCATGCATAGGCTGCAGGTGGACTACATTTGGTTGAACCACACCTCGCTGTTGGAGGTGAGAGGCATGTATGGTCGAGAACAAAATTCACTTATTAGGAAGCTACGCACTTCACTTAGACCTTGATTGCTGGGAACTTGACAACTTTCATGCATGCTTTTAGGAGGCGGATTTCCCGCCAAAGCCTTTAGGGCCAGTTTGGCCAgcggtattaagttgtattaaatgggattgcattactaatccaaAGCTGGGAAATTAGCTTTGTAGGCTTTTGGAAAATGAGCCTGTCCCATATGAATTTTGAAAGTAAATCCCATGATTTACTTTTTAATTTatacattccaaacatggtaTTAAAAGACAAGGGATGCTTTTAATTTATACATTCAAAACATGGTACTAGAAAACATAGGATGCACCCAATCCTCGAGCAAtgccttacacatgcatttattataacttttacaattccatccaccttaactACATTTGCCCCATGaaattccatccaacatttggagAGGAGGGGAAAGGTTAGAATTAGGTGTgatgaaattgcatttagtctcgtggaattgcatttggtcccacgtAGAATTTCTATGAATTTTAAAATCTACTACACatttgggccccacattgatgtatgtgtttatccatgttgtccattcatatACATTGTTTACATGTAACActttggttatatatgtgtacaagtgaacggcatctgttgtgaatttggtccattgattacaatctCATGGTTtaccaaacatgattttacttAATCCATTGTTTTTTTGtagcaaaaattttatcccaaacatcaaATTGgttggctacaataccatggtatttagACATGCAATTATTATGCAATAATGTTGTTTaccccatctaatacaattcaatatcaTTCAATTCCacgggccaaacacgcccttagcaaCTTTCATTCAtgctt
Coding sequences:
- the LOC131248332 gene encoding uncharacterized protein LOC131248332 is translated as MATGWVKSLQCKSRAFEDVYHPSPKPLNLILPTSGCRKSYQSLKDVVENTPKKPKKRHPIPPPQSPSPRPGSTPKPRTRAPACPPARTRSGPFFPTLTELPEGHSSRNVVEIIFRTSWCPKSIPGRIEMMFKVQNLPKTVSRFEEYREMVKSRAGGAGPGSRKEENARCVADGNELMRFHCVGPTNGEVYDAGGLCTFSAGKGGAIRTFSGSGGAHETAGGGKGRRAMLVCRVIAGRVCKGVDSFLEGGAVGGGGFDSVNGENGALVVFDSRALLPCFLIIYTT